The DNA sequence GCTCTACTCCCTGACTGTGCCTATAATGGTAAAATTCTAACGTATGACTATGTAAAAAGAAATCGACAGATATTTGTATTTTCAACCTTTTGTAATTTTAACACGCTTTTCCTCTGATGCACATGCATATCAGCTCTGATTTCCCACTGTGAAGGGCTGAAAATAAACTTTTAAAAGTATTTAAATTGAGAAGAAGTTGAAATGGCTCTGGCCACTGGATCAAGTCCGCAATATTAAACGTATAGGCTACAACATGTCAGTTGAGATCATAAACTCATTCAACCATCCAGACAGGTAAATTAATCCTCAGAAGTTCATATTAACTTCGTAACtcccaaaaacaaaaaatgataaCCGTCTTCATTCAAACCATAGAAGCGTATCCTTAATCTGACATCCCACGTGACATCCCATATTGAGGTAAACGCAGTATTAATGTACAAGCTTGTCCAGTAAAACGAGAAGCCAAGCCTGACCACATGAAACATAGTTAAAAATGGTCCAAGTTAGGTCTACTCCGTTGTGTGACTTACCTTGAGATGCCGAAGCAATGATGCTGTGAGGGTTTTCAGGTGAAGTACAAATTCCTATAGCTCATAAAACTCCCATTCGCATGGCTGTAGTTACGGAGAATATCGGGTGCTGTTGGTAATCCCGCGTGCTGCACTACCAGCACACCTTAAAGATTTTGTTTGTCTGCACAGTGATCTAAATTCTCATTATAGTGGGAAAGGGAGCCAGCGAAAGTAACTCCCTCTGCCCGCCCCACTAGACGCAGAAATACCTCAGCAATCAAGTGCATACGCCAAGGGCACGACATGAGGAGATGTAGAGTTGACGTACTGTCAATACATGATTTAAGGCGCTACTAGAACAATGCGCAGGAGATCAACTGTCTTGTCATCGTGTGTAGACAAATCCGGTCAGTCCCTGTAAAATGTAGAGTCTTTGGGGACTAATCGTTTTGATTGAAACTGCATTCCACTTGGAGGCAGCTCAGGAGAGTGTTGCAATACTAAGGACAAAAAGGCTTTAGGCTCAACTTCAGTTTGTTATTTATTGTCTATCATCATTGTGTGTAATTTGTAATATTAGGCTACCTCATTTGCTAAAGTCAGAGTTGGTAGCCTACAACTCTGCCTGCGTCCATGCCATGTGCAGGTTCAAAGAGTACCATGTTGGTGAATGTTTTTGCACAGGGGCATCCACTGTTTGGTGTTGGCTCCGCCTTTGACGGCCACTCACCAAACTGAGTAAAATCTGGTAGGTGTGACAAATCAACGGAaatcttttccttctctcctggGTCCTGGGGGGAAGGGAAGATCTCCCACCTCATTAACCTATTGCCACGGTCTCCCCCCAACCTTGCCAAGCACTTGGGGGTCACAGTGGTGGCCCCTATAAACTTTGGCTGTTATGGGTTATCCAAAGTAGATGCAGGTGTACAGGGTATGGTAAGCACTTCGATTTTTGATGTGCTGGTCTCAATTGGGACTCAGTAGTGCTGGCACACAGTGGAGTGATTATGGAGTAGACAGTAAGGGGCATACATTAGGCAATTATCCTGGGAGCAGTTAATATTTTAACAAAGCATCAACTGTtcaattagatagatagatagatagatagatactttattgatccccaaggggaaattcaagaaatttcTGTACCTATTGGCGATACTTTGTTTCAGACTGAGCCTTTGTATAATGATGCTTAGAAGTGGACTGCTGTGTTCATAGTTTTCCAGTTGAATCTACTGGTTGACCTGGTGATCAGTTTATATATGTGGGGTGCTCTGGTGCGTAAAGGCTGGCATCTGGAAGAGAATGCTGGGAACTCAGAAGATATGATCAGAACGCCTATTCAGAGACAGTCATGAAAACATCGGGCCAGTATGGAGACATCACCACAGGATGGCCATTTGGACAGAGGATTAGTGATCAGTGGCTCTTGTAATTTGCTGGTTCGACTGAGTAGTACAAGCAGGCTTTTTCTTTTGAAGGGTCCACTTACATTTGACTGCAGACAAGCTGCTGTTTCACTTACTACTTTTGTACAACAGAGAGATATTTTATTGACAGCAGCAAGCACCAAGTCCATATTATGTACAGCACACAgtccaaacaaatacacacagattaAGACATGTATCACctcttaaaaaacacacacacacacacagagaaaaaaaaaactaaacaggGAAACCCCTTGGTTTCAGTTAGAGTCGGTCGATTTCATACTCTTCAGTTTCAAAGGTGGCGGGAGGGACTGCACAGTTTATCTCCCGACTGacaggtgggggtgtgtgtgtggggttcagGAACGTTGTGGGCAGGTCAATGTCCAGCAGTTGCCCCACGGTATACTTTGTCTCCCCCTGGTGGAAGTAGAATTGGCCTGCGGTGGCGGTGGGGATGGCATTGGCGGCGCCATCCTTGGGCCAGAGGTTGTTGAAGCTGCGCAGCCGCACCACGTCCTTGTTCTCACGGGTGCATGGCAGCAAGGCGCGCACGTCCCTGCGGAACTTGGCACTCATGCCGAAGTAGATGAGCGGGTTGTAGAAGCTGGCCGACTTGGCAAACATGCGGGTGAGGACGCTGGTGATGTTTGGCACATGGTAGCCCCAGGCTGACCACAAAGACACCAAGGCATAGGGTGTCCAGGCCATGACGAAGGCAGAGCAAATGACAATGGAGacctaaaagaaagaaagagcatttCAATATTATTTACTCGACAGGGTATTACAGTGTGTAACACTATTATATGCCAAATCCCTGATGGAGGCCATGGTGAAGGAAAGGGCATCAAAGGCAATTGAATTATTTGCTTAAAAGTCCAGATGTTCCATTGAAGTATGGGCAGACACCAACAATCACCAAAGCCATTTTCTCAGAGACATCCATTGTTTTCCCAAGTTAACTATAATAACCCTTATTCAAATTCCAAATGAGTATTGTGAGACCATTTTACAAGCAATCAGGCAGTTTGCGTTTAACACTTGGATTAAGCACGGTCTGTTTCTTAAGCGCACTGTTTGAGGCTCCTCACTTAATTTGTTTGCATGTGGAAGACAACTCTGCCACTCCTGTCTGGCGCCTGTTGTGGGAAGTCTGTTATTTATGGTGACGTAATTCCTCATAGACTGGCAGACCTCTTTGCCAAGGAAGAGTGTATGGTGTTATTGATGACTGGCAGTGCCAAAAGGATTAGGTGAGGATAGCTGGCACAGCTGTGCCATAAAAATGAAATTGCCTGTGATAAATTATCACGTCAGGAAGTTTCAAAGTCTCAACAGTGCCATTTGATGATCATTACCAGTGATTATAATGGGTACATTGAAAATATATGATGCCATGACAGATTTTAACAACAGGAGTGCCATAGCATCTTAGACAGCTCTtccttggaaaaaaaaacacccacactTTTGAAAGCTATTGATTTCGCACCGTGTATATTTGCATAGACATATATAACGACTCATGAAAGGATTTTGGAGGACATGTCACGGCACGTCTTACCCTTGTGCCGTGTTAAGATGACTCAAGACTCAAATAAGATACGTTTATTTCACCCTAACAACATactcagtgttggggagtaacggaatACATGTACCGAAGTTACGTATTCagaatacaaattatgagtatctgtattccgttacagttacaacttaaacagttggtatttagaatacagttacattgttgaaatcaatggattacatgaggatacttcactgtttcgaagtgtattcactctctaaataaattaaggcaactccatgcatttcccggaaagaaatctagatgaaattgtttccatgtttaaatccaaGCCGCGTCGTCTTGCACTAGCCACATTGCACCCGTCAGAACGCAACCAGCGCGCATTATGGACGCGCCATCGGAGATAACTGACAGCAAATTTgaagtaaagtaagtaagtgttagtaactcctactcaccgaccgtggttcttgatgtctgttcaaaggatattttcccaagtaggcctattaattgcTTACTTCGGCCAATCGGTTATACAGTCTAGCTATCAATAACAAAGCCTGGTTACGTGTTGATTTAGACCTACGATGAAACCCATCTTAATAGGCACTGCATTGGTTTTCATTCCAACTTAAAATAGCTTAtgggttatttatttgtaagtagatctaggctatatttattttttttaatgaattatgGTGCAGCCTATGAAGGTGTATATTCTTGCGAGTagcataggcctagcctattttaACGTGCAGGTTTTGATTGTCATTAGCGACCACGTTCATTTTTGAGAGCACTGATATAGGTTagcagtaggctatagtgtttacatttccaggtagcctaatttgcgtcccaccggtcatagcctatatatgcacccctcatttttactgagttgatgccacctaaaatctcacacaccttATAATTTCTGGCTATTACGTCCCTGTTCCAACTTGAAGAAGCATCTTCTATTACTACTATAAAACTTTAGTTGTATCAGGTGACTTAGTTGAATTCATATtctcatacagtaggcctacgtgggccgcattcagccatttggaacagaagaacacaccacaataggcctaaactggatttgatgggcgcattcctacacttataaaatgcaattcaatgcggaagtaatccaagtattcagaatacgttactcagattgagtaacgtaggctaacggaatacgttacaaattacttttttgggcatgtattttgtattttgtaacggaatacgttttgaaagtatccttcccaacactgaacatactgtagggcagACAGCTTCAACTCACCCTGGTGACGTCTCTCTCCACCTTCCGGATGCGTTCGGTAATGAAGCCATCGGCGGTCatggtgttgctggtcttcaCCACGCTGATGATGGACGTGTAGGCAAAGAGCATGATCAGCACCGGCACCAGGAAGCAGGAGAAGAGCAGGGAGATGATGTACGACTTGTAGATGGTGGAGTAGTTGGCCTTGTTCCAGTCAATCTCACAAGTGCCATAGCCATGGTCTGGGGAGAACATTTCATGATGAGTTCCTCGTGTCATAAATCCATGATTTATGGAAAAAGTGCATGTAACACACACCAAAGATTATTTTGTGAGGTGCTAGCCACTGGTTAAAAAAATACAATGACAGGGAAGTGTTACACACTTTGGCTCCATACGAAAAGGTTTATTAGGTAATGACATTTCAGCCTATACGATCTGATTAAGGCCCTGTAACGTCATTACCTACAACATTTTCATAGAGTGTGCCATACTTCTCTTCCATTATCTCATTATTCCTAAAATCTTTGGTTTGCCTAGAACGGTTGGTCTTGTCTATTGTGCTTTAGCTTTTAATCTTCATAGAAATAGTGCAGACTATATTCAGTGTACTTAAATACAGTAGACATCAGGCCTTATGTTAGAATGTAGTGTCAACAGGTatgatctttctttcttttccgcAGAGGACTCATAAAATCATGACAGCTTAAACACATCGTTTGACAAATAGCTGTTTGCCATCACTGGTCACAAGCAGCTCGACTTTCCCACCTTTGTAGCTGCCCCAGCCAATGAGAGGCACCATGGCCCAAAAGAAAGCCCCGGCCCAAACGCACATCAGGGAAACGTTTATGGTGCTGGTCCTGATACAGTATGCTGTGAATGCAGAAAAGAAACAGGCAACTCCTGGGTCAGGTCCACTTCCTCAGTCCTAATCCGAAAACTCATTAGTCTGGGTAAGAGCTGCCAGTAAGCATGGATGGTTGACTATAAATGTGCCTTTTTGTTGGGCTGATTGTGAAATCGTTGATGAAATGCATTGAATTTTCCCTAACATGAGTCATTTAATTTGAATAGGGGCCTACATGGCATCTTCAGTAGACATACGCAACACTGTTGTGGCTCTGAAGTGTTTCACATACAAATCTAATGTCATTCAATGGAAGCAAAAAGTTAGCAACCATCAATCTAGCAGTCAGCTAATTAAATGTCATATCCTTATGCTCTCAACATTTTATTTAATAATCATCTTTGAGAAAACATTGTGCACTTTTTTGCACAGCTCTGCCAGTTGAATAGGACTACTGTACTGGACAAGGTGCGACTCCACTGAATTGGGTGTGTGAGTAGAAATTGGCCAAGCGGTTTCACGCCTGCTTGAGGCTTATATCTCTGTAAACACGATCGCCGTGAAAATGTGACGCAAAACAAATGAGGGGAAACCTTAAGTGTGCCATTCTCTTGTTGGAGTTATGAATGTCAGATTGTGGCATTTTACGAACAATGGACTTCTTTCTCGGCTGGGTCAGGAAGTGGGGATCGGTGAAAAGGACCTCTGTTAACAGAGCGCAAGCAAGTTTATGCTCTGGTGAAGAAAAAATCAATTTCGGGAAGCACAGACGCGCAATACATAATTTGTCACCTTTTCAAGGTGTGAATAAAACTGTATGGGCCCAATTGAAATATAATATATCTTAGTGAGGTTAAAGTTCAATGTAAAATTAGTTCAATGCAGATCATGTCTATATATTTCTTCAGCATGTGTCCTGTGCCCTTCAGTTTGATGATTCCACACATGTTTGTACTGCAGTatatctctgtctttcattctaATTAAGCCTAAATAAGGAAGACTACTGGCAGACTAGTCCATGGCAACAGTGTTATGTAAAGACAAAGGAGTCAATGGGTAGTGGAAAGACGCCTAAACCCAGTCACTTGCACACTAATACACAGCCATGCCCGCGTACAAACTCTGCTATGGAGGCATCATTTCCTAAGCATATTCATGCATGGATTGTTTGAGCTACTTCAACATATAGTTTTAATCTGTGGATGTGTCTGGTTATTGTGCACCTATCACACCTACCTCTGTTGGGATGACAGCCTTTGATGTATCTCGTGGCGCTGATGACTGTCAAGGTGTTGATGCTGGCAAGGCCAAAAAGCAGCGTGAAGAAACCATCCacctgagggaggagagaaagaattgagggaggagaaaagagagggacagaggagagaacaggagaggagttGAGGTGAAAAGATGGGGAGTATagaggagaacaagagaggaggagaagaggagaaaaaagaggacaGCGCAGAGATCAGCAGGGTGTTTGGGTCTCAGATTGCATCTGCCATCAGTGCAGTGCCGCCTGCCCCAGACTGTCTATCACCTGGGGCTAGATTACTGTCACCCAAATCTGCCCGCCCAAGCGCTTTGATCTCTTATAGGCATTAAGTTAGTTAGCTTGAttgttgtttgcttttgtcTGTGTCAGATAGTATCTCGGTCAGGCCCTCAAGGTTCTCACTAGGCCCTCTGCTACATTCTTGTCCGTCATCGCCGGGTCTCACTTAACTCTCAGTAATGATGGGGTTAATAACATGTCCTAGAGGGAGATGTTAATTTCGGCATGGCTCTGGTCAGAATTAAGTTCTGTATTACCAGTGGTTCTGTATTACTGGTCTACCGAGGCTCTaggggtattttttttttttttttaagaaaatgcTTCAGTGGCATGCTcagtcagtaggcctacaactctAGGTAACGAAGGGGTTAATAACACATTCTAAAGGAAAGTGTTAATTAAGGTAGGCTACAGCTCTGGTCAGAATTAAGTTCTGTATACAAACCATAAGTGCCTTTGCTAGGACGTAATGGCTTTACGTCAGTGTAAGAAGAATGTAGATATAAGCGAACTCCATCTGGTACAACAAAGCTAGCACATGGAAATGGCTTTGATATTCAGACAATGTATGCATGGGTAGAGAGGGTTACATTATCTATAGGAATTAACTACAGAGATCAATGTTGTCCATGCTGAACATAGTATACATCTATTTAGGATGGTTAACTCCAAAGTTAAAAGATGATCAAAGAATTTAATAGAGATGTGAACATGTGTTTAAAACTTTTGTTTACAACattgctgcacttctgaaacgatttggtaagagtttaatgcaccaatttaagtttaatttcactgatc is a window from the Sardina pilchardus chromosome 18, fSarPil1.1, whole genome shotgun sequence genome containing:
- the LOC134063582 gene encoding opsin-5-like, with protein sequence MSVEIPVKIVNIPWRNNNLTAVETEPPLSEQAELLIGVYLMVIGCLSWLGNCLVIFVLYKQRASLQPTDYLTFNLAISDACISVFGYSRGIIEIFNIFQDDGFVTKWIWTCQVDGFFTLLFGLASINTLTVISATRYIKGCHPNRAYCIRTSTINVSLMCVWAGAFFWAMVPLIGWGSYKDHGYGTCEIDWNKANYSTIYKSYIISLLFSCFLVPVLIMLFAYTSIISVVKTSNTMTADGFITERIRKVERDVTRVSIVICSAFVMAWTPYALVSLWSAWGYHVPNITSVLTRMFAKSASFYNPLIYFGMSAKFRRDVRALLPCTRENKDVVRLRSFNNLWPKDGAANAIPTATAGQFYFHQGETKYTVGQLLDIDLPTTFLNPTHTPPPVSREINCAVPPATFETEEYEIDRL